The genomic region TGGCGGTGGCCAGATCGGTGAAGCACTCACCGGTGGTCTCATCGCATCAGGATTTGATGGACAAGACATTGTTGTAACCAACCGCCGGGCCGAGCGCCGGGAAGAGTTTGAGAGCACGTACAAGGTCAACACCACGGATAATAACCAAGACGCCGTCACAGGCGCGGATGTTGTCTTTGTCTGCGTCAAGCCGTACGCCATCGTGGAGATGTTTGAAGAAATCAGCGATAGCTTGTCGGATAACGCAGTGGTTGTGTCCATGGCTGCAGCAATCACTCTCGACAAGCTCGAGGGGGCAGTGGGGCCGAAGGTTCCAGTGGTGCGTTCGTTGCCAAATACGCCGATGTTGGTTCGTAATGGCATGAATGTTGTCGTCCCGGGTAAAAACGTCACCAGCGAGCAGCTAGACACCGTTAAGGAGCTACTGTCGACGGTCGGTCAGGTTTTGGAAATCACC from Corynebacterium ammoniagenes DSM 20306 harbors:
- the proC gene encoding pyrroline-5-carboxylate reductase, producing the protein MTKIAVIGGGQIGEALTGGLIASGFDGQDIVVTNRRAERREEFESTYKVNTTDNNQDAVTGADVVFVCVKPYAIVEMFEEISDSLSDNAVVVSMAAAITLDKLEGAVGPKVPVVRSLPNTPMLVRNGMNVVVPGKNVTSEQLDTVKELLSTVGQVLEITEDKMDVAAALAGSGPAYYFLVTEALIDAGVNLGLTREQASELANVTAAGSGQLLVESERNASSLRYGVSSPGGTTVAALRELEESGIRGAFFRAIDKCVERTRSLN